One segment of Aquimarina sp. BL5 DNA contains the following:
- a CDS encoding CinA family nicotinamide mononucleotide deamidase-related protein, whose protein sequence is MLAEIITIGDEILIGQIVDSNSAFIGKELNKIGIDVYQITSIQDDKQHILDALEEAKNRVDIVLVTGGLGPTKDDITKHTICEFFDDTLVENDKVLQHIETLFAKYIHTPVTDINRMQALVPSTSTVLMNSFGTAPGMWLEKENTVFVSMPGVPFEMKNLMKDEVLPRLQEKFDRPFIIHKTVLTYGLGESAIAKKIEQWEDDLPSFIKLAYLPNLGRVRLRLSARGIDEKLLIDTIENKIADLHAFIGDIIVGYEEDESIELMIGKILASRGQFLAVAESCTGGKISQSITAYAGSSSFFKGGAVTYATQSKTDLLGVDRDLIKQYTVTSNEVAKAMALGVKNKFKSDYAIATTGNAGPSKGDGDVEVGTVFIAIATPDRVFSEKFVFSNLRERTIGKAVNKSFEMLFNEIT, encoded by the coding sequence ATGCTTGCAGAAATAATTACCATCGGAGATGAAATTCTTATTGGTCAAATTGTAGATTCCAATTCTGCTTTTATTGGAAAAGAGCTTAATAAAATAGGTATTGATGTTTATCAGATAACGTCCATTCAAGATGATAAACAACATATTTTAGACGCACTAGAAGAAGCAAAAAACAGAGTTGATATAGTTCTTGTGACTGGGGGATTAGGTCCTACAAAAGACGATATAACAAAGCATACTATCTGTGAGTTTTTTGATGATACGTTAGTGGAAAATGATAAAGTGTTACAGCATATCGAAACACTTTTTGCAAAATATATACATACACCGGTTACGGATATTAACAGAATGCAAGCGCTCGTTCCAAGTACATCAACTGTTCTTATGAATAGTTTTGGTACTGCTCCTGGAATGTGGTTAGAAAAGGAGAATACTGTTTTTGTGTCTATGCCCGGAGTGCCTTTTGAGATGAAAAATCTAATGAAGGATGAGGTGTTACCTAGACTTCAGGAAAAATTTGATAGACCATTTATTATTCATAAGACCGTATTAACATATGGTTTAGGAGAAAGCGCAATAGCAAAGAAAATAGAACAATGGGAGGATGATTTACCTTCTTTTATCAAACTAGCATATCTGCCAAATTTAGGTAGGGTTAGATTACGTCTTTCCGCACGTGGAATTGATGAAAAATTATTGATAGATACTATTGAGAATAAGATAGCTGATTTACATGCGTTTATAGGTGATATCATCGTAGGTTATGAAGAAGATGAGTCGATAGAGTTAATGATCGGTAAGATACTTGCTTCTCGAGGACAATTTTTGGCAGTTGCAGAGAGTTGTACCGGTGGAAAAATTTCTCAATCTATAACGGCTTATGCAGGATCTTCATCATTCTTTAAAGGAGGTGCAGTTACTTATGCTACTCAATCTAAAACAGATCTTTTGGGTGTTGATAGGGATTTGATTAAACAGTATACAGTGACCAGTAATGAAGTTGCTAAAGCTATGGCATTAGGAGTGAAAAATAAGTTTAAATCTGATTATGCGATCGCTACAACCGGAAATGCCGGACCTTCTAAAGGAGATGGAGATGTTGAGGTAGGTACAGTTTTTATAGCAATTGCTACTCCAGATCGTGTTTTTTCAGAGAAATTCGTGTTTAGTAATTTACGTGAACGAACAATAGGGAAGGCTGTAAATAAATCCTTTGAAATGCTTTTTAACGAGATTACCTAA
- a CDS encoding STAS/SEC14 domain-containing protein, translating to MKCTYSKKPVHKHELDIGIFYFHKNFVISEINEGVILTYENASELIKLGKTHYGDKTPFVYIANRINSYSFEPTNHFKTNEQFPNVKGYAVVSYNSIGSKIAELERSFLKIPTRTFYKLDDAIKWVDKLVISD from the coding sequence ATGAAGTGTACTTATAGCAAAAAACCCGTTCATAAACACGAGCTCGATATTGGAATATTTTATTTCCACAAAAACTTCGTTATATCAGAAATCAACGAAGGAGTTATTCTTACTTATGAAAATGCCTCAGAGCTTATAAAATTAGGAAAAACGCACTATGGAGACAAAACGCCATTTGTTTATATTGCCAATAGAATCAATTCATATTCTTTTGAACCTACAAATCATTTTAAAACAAATGAACAATTCCCCAATGTAAAAGGATATGCTGTGGTGAGTTACAATTCTATCGGATCAAAAATTGCTGAGTTAGAAAGATCATTCTTAAAAATTCCAACACGTACATTCTATAAGCTTGATGATGCAATTAAATGGGTAGACAAATTAGTCATCTCAGATTAA
- the rpmB gene encoding 50S ribosomal protein L28 has protein sequence MSRVCELTGKKAMVGNNVSHAMNKTKRKFNANLIKKRFYIPEEDRWVTLKVSTAALKNINKNGIAAVLKEARAKGFLTK, from the coding sequence ATGTCAAGAGTTTGCGAGCTTACAGGTAAAAAAGCGATGGTGGGAAATAACGTTTCTCACGCTATGAATAAAACAAAACGTAAATTCAACGCGAATTTAATAAAAAAGCGTTTTTATATTCCAGAAGAAGATCGTTGGGTAACACTTAAGGTGTCTACTGCGGCTTTAAAAAATATAAATAAAAACGGTATTGCTGCTGTTTTAAAAGAAGCAAGAGCTAAAGGTTTCTTAACAAAATAA
- the rpmG gene encoding 50S ribosomal protein L33 yields MAKRGNRVQVILECTEHKATGKPGTSRYITTKNKKNTPDRMEIKKFNPILKKMTVHKEIK; encoded by the coding sequence ATGGCAAAGAGAGGTAATAGAGTTCAGGTAATCTTAGAATGTACAGAGCACAAAGCTACTGGTAAACCAGGTACTTCTAGATATATTACAACAAAAAATAAGAAGAACACTCCTGATAGAATGGAAATAAAGAAATTTAATCCTATTCTTAAGAAAATGACTGTTCATAAAGAAATAAAATAA
- a CDS encoding DUF4295 domain-containing protein, giving the protein MAKKSVASLQTGSKRLTKAIKMVKSPKTGAYTFVESIMQPDAVNDFFKKK; this is encoded by the coding sequence ATGGCAAAGAAATCAGTAGCATCGTTACAGACAGGATCAAAGAGATTGACCAAGGCTATTAAAATGGTGAAATCTCCTAAAACAGGAGCATATACTTTCGTAGAGTCAATTATGCAGCCAGATGCAGTAAATGACTTTTTTAAGAAAAAGTAG
- the ftsY gene encoding signal recognition particle-docking protein FtsY, with protein sequence MSLFKKIFSSEKKETLDKGLEKSKTSFFSKLGKAVAGKSKVDDDVLDNLEEVLVTSDVGVKTTIKVIERIEGRVSRDKYLGTDELNQILREEIAGLLSETNSGEATDFDIPADKKPYVLMVVGVNGVGKTTTIGKLAYQFNKKGLKVVLGAADTFRAAAIDQLQVWADRVDVPIIKQDMGSDPASVAFDTLKSGVNQDADVIIIDTAGRLHNKVNLMNELTKVKRVMQKVIGDAPHDVLLVLDGSTGQNAFEQAKQFTAATEVTSLAVTKLDGTAKGGVVIGISDQFQIPVKYIGVGEGIEDLQVFNKYEFVDSFFK encoded by the coding sequence ATGAGTTTGTTTAAAAAAATATTCTCTTCGGAGAAAAAAGAAACCTTAGATAAAGGATTAGAGAAGTCTAAAACTAGCTTCTTTTCTAAATTAGGTAAAGCGGTTGCTGGTAAATCCAAAGTAGATGATGATGTACTGGATAATCTGGAAGAGGTCTTGGTAACTAGTGATGTAGGTGTAAAAACTACAATAAAGGTTATAGAAAGAATAGAAGGTCGAGTTTCTAGAGATAAATATCTAGGAACAGATGAGCTGAATCAAATTTTACGAGAAGAGATAGCAGGTTTACTTTCTGAAACGAATTCTGGTGAAGCTACAGATTTCGATATTCCAGCAGATAAAAAGCCATATGTTCTAATGGTGGTAGGAGTAAATGGCGTTGGAAAAACAACAACCATTGGTAAGTTAGCTTATCAGTTTAATAAAAAAGGGTTGAAAGTAGTTTTAGGAGCTGCTGATACGTTTAGAGCTGCGGCAATTGATCAGTTGCAAGTTTGGGCTGATCGTGTAGATGTGCCAATTATAAAGCAAGATATGGGTAGTGATCCTGCATCTGTCGCTTTTGATACCTTAAAATCTGGAGTGAATCAGGATGCAGATGTTATTATAATTGATACAGCTGGACGATTGCATAATAAGGTGAATTTAATGAATGAGCTGACCAAGGTAAAGCGAGTAATGCAAAAAGTGATTGGAGATGCTCCGCACGATGTCTTATTAGTTTTGGATGGTTCTACAGGTCAAAATGCCTTTGAACAAGCTAAACAGTTTACTGCTGCAACAGAGGTAACCTCATTAGCAGTGACGAAATTAGACGGAACAGCAAAAGGTGGTGTGGTTATAGGGATTAGTGATCAATTTCAGATTCCGGTCAAATATATTGGAGTAGGAGAAGGGATTGAAGATCTTCAGGTATTTAATAAATACGAATTTGTGGATTCTTTTTTTAAGTAA
- a CDS encoding amidase family protein has protein sequence MRKLVYIFISLLIFNSCKKEKEIQQKALQSKIVWESYDEVEDLESTKKLSQERMHLKLVNSKVLDKNDIWSTLESELDYFSEEDYGRLKPFVLEQDIPSIQKSIKEGKLSYEELTKFYIYRIRKYESDNSLSLNSVISLNPDVVKQARVLDKVDKKNIEVNSIYGMPIMLKDNIGTKDMLTTAGAIALQNNRTDNAFITKRLLEENALILGKANLSEWAYFLCVGCPVGYSAIGGQTLNPYGRMIFESGGSSSGSGAVVAANFCVAAIGTETSGSILSPSSQNSIVGLKPTIGLLSRSGIVPISSTLDTPGPMTKSIIDNAILLNAMIGKDPEDATSVSTDTDFIISIKDSIIEGKRFGVIKSLLQDSVYVKAINKIKIAGGEIIEVEPGQPSLPGFLSILNIDMKNDLPEYIRRNSTDTISIKTVEDIIAFNLQDTLVRIPYGQGIFEGIVKDSTTTEGLKKIKEDLKVTARKYFDSQIDQHNLDVVLSINNYHAGYAAVAKYPALTVPMGYTNKGEPKGLTFIGKPFSEDKLLQLGLWYESISKERKIPVNYN, from the coding sequence ATGAGAAAATTAGTATACATTTTTATATCACTTTTGATTTTTAATTCCTGTAAAAAAGAGAAAGAAATACAACAAAAAGCTCTACAATCCAAAATAGTTTGGGAGTCTTATGACGAAGTTGAAGATTTAGAATCGACGAAAAAGCTGAGCCAGGAAAGAATGCATTTAAAACTTGTAAATTCTAAAGTTTTAGATAAGAATGATATCTGGAGCACATTAGAATCAGAACTGGATTACTTTTCAGAAGAAGATTATGGTAGATTAAAACCGTTTGTACTTGAGCAGGACATACCTTCTATCCAGAAAAGTATAAAAGAAGGTAAACTATCCTATGAAGAGTTGACCAAGTTTTATATTTATAGAATCAGAAAATATGAGAGTGATAATTCCTTATCTCTTAATTCAGTGATATCCTTAAATCCTGATGTTGTTAAGCAAGCAAGAGTGTTGGATAAAGTGGATAAAAAGAACATAGAGGTTAATTCTATATATGGAATGCCAATTATGCTTAAGGATAATATCGGGACCAAAGATATGCTTACAACTGCCGGTGCGATTGCATTGCAAAATAATAGAACAGATAATGCTTTTATAACTAAGCGTTTGTTAGAAGAAAATGCATTGATTTTAGGAAAGGCAAATCTTAGTGAATGGGCGTATTTTCTTTGTGTAGGTTGCCCTGTGGGGTATAGTGCAATTGGAGGTCAAACGCTTAATCCATATGGAAGAATGATTTTTGAAAGTGGTGGTTCTAGTTCAGGAAGCGGTGCAGTTGTTGCTGCTAATTTTTGCGTGGCTGCCATAGGAACTGAGACAAGTGGTTCTATTTTATCGCCTTCGAGTCAGAATTCTATTGTTGGATTGAAGCCAACGATTGGTTTGTTAAGTAGGTCTGGGATTGTTCCGATTTCTAGTACGCTGGATACACCAGGACCTATGACAAAAAGTATAATTGATAATGCTATTTTGTTAAATGCAATGATCGGCAAAGATCCAGAGGATGCTACTTCTGTTTCTACCGACACAGATTTTATAATATCTATAAAAGATTCTATTATAGAGGGAAAGCGTTTTGGTGTTATTAAGAGTTTGTTGCAAGATTCTGTATATGTTAAAGCGATTAATAAGATCAAAATAGCTGGAGGAGAGATTATAGAAGTAGAGCCAGGACAACCTTCATTACCAGGGTTTCTTAGTATTTTGAATATTGATATGAAGAATGATCTTCCTGAATATATTAGAAGGAACTCCACTGATACTATTAGTATAAAAACGGTAGAAGATATAATCGCATTTAATTTACAAGATACACTTGTCAGGATTCCGTATGGACAAGGTATATTCGAAGGAATTGTAAAAGATAGTACTACTACAGAAGGTCTGAAAAAAATAAAAGAAGATCTTAAAGTTACGGCTCGTAAGTATTTTGATTCTCAAATTGATCAACATAACCTGGATGTTGTGCTGTCAATAAATAATTACCACGCCGGTTATGCAGCAGTGGCTAAATACCCAGCTTTGACAGTGCCAATGGGGTATACAAATAAAGGTGAACCCAAAGGACTTACTTTTATTGGAAAGCCATTTTCAGAAGATAAGTTGTTACAATTAGGATTGTGGTATGAATCGATATCTAAAGAACGTAAAATACCTGTTAATTACAATTAA
- a CDS encoding serine hydrolase, with protein sequence MKNRMTLFYSVLLSLILSCSDGAEEILTEVPNPDQSDLYFPPIDSEAWETTTISDLGWNAAAEQPLLDFLDEKDTKAFIILKNGKIAVEKYFNGGSVSDNNPWYSAGKTLTAFTVGLAQQEGLLDINEPSSTYLGTQWADITTDQEQAITVRNHLTMTTGLDYTNILLQNCTNFDCLTYLNEPGSFWYYHNAAYTLLTDIVAGAVNTDYNTYFDTKLKNKIGMNGAWVSLGYTNIYYSTARSMARFGLLNLNKGTWNTTEILTDQNYFTEMTTTSQNLNPSYGYLWWLNGKSSFRAPAFENEFPGELMPDAPNDLIAGLGKNDQKLYIVPSKNLVIIRMGDDTGQALLGPSSFDNNLWIKINALTN encoded by the coding sequence ATGAAAAATAGAATGACCTTATTTTATTCGGTATTACTTAGCCTTATCCTTTCGTGTTCTGATGGCGCAGAAGAAATTCTTACAGAAGTTCCTAACCCTGATCAAAGCGATTTATATTTTCCTCCTATCGATTCTGAAGCATGGGAAACCACCACTATTAGTGACTTAGGGTGGAATGCTGCGGCAGAACAACCACTTCTTGACTTTCTGGATGAAAAAGATACTAAGGCTTTTATTATTCTAAAAAATGGAAAAATTGCAGTAGAGAAGTACTTTAATGGAGGTTCAGTCTCTGATAACAACCCTTGGTATTCTGCAGGAAAAACATTGACTGCTTTTACTGTTGGATTGGCTCAACAAGAAGGGTTACTAGATATTAACGAACCCTCTTCAACATACCTAGGAACTCAATGGGCAGATATCACAACAGACCAAGAACAAGCAATTACAGTCAGAAATCATTTAACGATGACTACAGGCTTAGATTACACTAATATTCTTTTGCAAAATTGCACTAATTTTGATTGCCTTACGTATCTTAATGAACCAGGGAGTTTTTGGTACTACCATAACGCAGCCTATACACTACTGACAGATATCGTTGCTGGAGCTGTAAACACAGATTACAATACCTATTTTGATACTAAATTAAAAAACAAAATAGGTATGAATGGAGCTTGGGTCAGCCTTGGATACACTAACATTTACTATAGCACAGCTAGAAGCATGGCTCGTTTTGGCCTCTTAAACCTAAACAAAGGAACATGGAACACTACTGAAATTCTTACGGATCAAAACTACTTTACCGAAATGACTACTACTTCGCAAAACCTAAATCCATCTTATGGATATTTATGGTGGTTAAATGGAAAATCAAGTTTTAGAGCACCAGCGTTCGAAAATGAATTCCCCGGAGAATTAATGCCAGATGCTCCAAATGACCTTATAGCAGGTTTAGGCAAAAATGATCAAAAGCTATATATAGTACCCAGTAAGAATTTGGTTATTATCAGAATGGGGGATGATACTGGTCAAGCGTTACTAGGCCCATCAAGTTTTGATAATAATCTTTGGATAAAAATTAATGCGCTTACCAATTAA
- the rimO gene encoding 30S ribosomal protein S12 methylthiotransferase RimO, which produces MRTKTLKKNKINVVTLGCSKNVYDSEVLMGQLKANNKEVVHEEEGNVVVINTCGFIANAKEESVNTILEYVQKKDQGIVDKVFVTGCLSERYKPDLQKEIPDVDQYFGTTELPGLLKALGADYKHELIGERLTTTPKNYAYLKIAEGCDRPCSFCAIPLMRGKHKSTPIEELVTEAEKLAANGVKELVLIAQDLTYYGLDLYKERKLADLLRELVKVEGIEWIRLHYAFPTGFPMEVLDVMKQEPKICNYIDIPLQHIADPILKSMRRGTTKAKTTKLLNEFRAAVPEMTIRTTLIVGYPGETQEDFETLRDWVKEMRFERLGCFTYSHEENTHAYNLENDVPEDVKMDRANEIMEIQSQISWELNQQKIGQEFKVVIDRKEGPYFVGRTEFDSPDVDNEVLIDASKFYLKTGEYTTVKIYEAEDFDLYGELV; this is translated from the coding sequence ATGAGAACAAAGACTTTAAAGAAAAATAAGATCAATGTAGTTACATTAGGTTGTAGTAAGAATGTGTATGACAGTGAGGTTCTTATGGGACAACTGAAAGCTAACAACAAAGAAGTAGTTCACGAAGAAGAAGGGAATGTCGTGGTTATTAATACTTGTGGTTTTATTGCAAATGCAAAAGAAGAGTCTGTAAATACTATTTTAGAATATGTACAGAAAAAAGATCAAGGTATTGTAGATAAAGTTTTTGTTACTGGATGTTTGTCAGAAAGATATAAGCCGGATTTGCAGAAAGAAATTCCGGATGTAGATCAATATTTTGGTACTACAGAGTTACCAGGCTTATTGAAAGCGTTGGGAGCAGATTATAAACATGAACTAATAGGAGAGAGATTAACAACAACTCCTAAGAATTATGCATATCTAAAAATAGCAGAAGGTTGTGATCGCCCATGTTCTTTTTGTGCAATTCCATTGATGCGTGGTAAGCATAAATCAACACCAATTGAAGAATTAGTTACCGAAGCAGAAAAGTTAGCTGCCAATGGAGTGAAAGAATTAGTGCTAATTGCTCAGGATTTAACCTATTATGGACTTGATCTTTATAAAGAAAGAAAGTTAGCGGATTTACTTCGTGAATTGGTAAAAGTCGAAGGAATAGAGTGGATACGTTTACATTATGCATTTCCAACAGGATTTCCGATGGAAGTATTAGACGTAATGAAACAAGAACCTAAAATATGTAATTATATTGATATCCCATTACAGCATATAGCAGATCCGATTCTGAAGTCAATGCGTCGCGGTACTACGAAAGCAAAAACTACTAAGCTGCTTAATGAGTTTAGAGCGGCAGTGCCAGAAATGACAATTCGAACTACATTAATTGTTGGGTATCCAGGAGAAACACAAGAAGATTTTGAAACACTAAGAGATTGGGTAAAGGAGATGCGTTTTGAACGTCTTGGATGTTTTACATATTCTCACGAAGAAAACACACATGCTTATAACCTAGAAAATGATGTTCCGGAAGATGTGAAAATGGATCGTGCCAACGAAATCATGGAAATACAATCACAAATCTCTTGGGAGCTGAATCAACAGAAAATAGGACAAGAATTTAAGGTTGTTATTGATAGAAAAGAAGGGCCTTATTTTGTAGGTAGAACAGAGTTTGACTCTCCTGATGTAGATAACGAGGTGTTAATTGATGCATCTAAGTTTTATTTAAAAACTGGAGAATATACCACCGTTAAAATATACGAAGCAGAGGATTTTGATTTGTATGGAGAATTAGTTTAA
- a CDS encoding NAD(P)H-dependent oxidoreductase, with product MQLLKNLEWRYATKKFDSTKKISESDLEKIKNAISLSASSYGLQAYKVLIIEDLEIRKQLQPKSWGQSQIVNASQLIVFCNYTKVDEKVIDDYLKLKATIQDLNLDDLKGYGDFMKSKISEFSDDEVKSWTAKQTYIGLGNLLAACAELKIDACPMEGFEPKAYNDILGLSEKGLSAAVISTIGYRSEEDLTQDNKKVRKPINELFETI from the coding sequence ATGCAACTATTAAAAAATCTAGAATGGCGTTACGCCACTAAAAAATTTGATTCAACAAAAAAGATATCCGAATCTGATCTCGAAAAAATTAAAAATGCAATTTCTTTGTCTGCTTCTTCTTATGGATTACAAGCTTATAAAGTTTTAATTATAGAAGATCTAGAAATCCGTAAACAATTACAACCTAAATCTTGGGGTCAATCTCAAATAGTAAATGCTTCACAATTGATTGTTTTTTGCAACTACACAAAAGTGGATGAAAAAGTAATTGATGACTATCTAAAACTAAAAGCAACTATACAAGATTTAAATTTAGATGACTTAAAAGGATATGGTGATTTTATGAAGTCCAAAATCAGTGAATTCAGTGATGACGAAGTAAAATCCTGGACTGCTAAGCAAACTTATATAGGTTTAGGAAACTTACTTGCTGCCTGCGCAGAACTGAAGATTGATGCATGTCCTATGGAAGGCTTTGAACCAAAAGCCTATAATGACATATTAGGATTATCCGAAAAGGGACTATCTGCTGCAGTAATTTCAACAATAGGATATCGATCTGAAGAAGATTTAACTCAGGATAATAAAAAGGTCCGTAAACCGATAAACGAGTTATTCGAAACTATATAA